A window of the Nocardia sp. NBC_01329 genome harbors these coding sequences:
- a CDS encoding acyl-CoA synthetase, with the protein MANNFADLFEHSVDAMPERIALIEEGRRVTYRELEEDANRLAHHLAAQGVTRGTHIGFQMHNSIDTMQTLIACFKLAAVPVNINFRYGPDELAYLYDNADLEYLVYHACYGDAVRAAAQRSPRLKYLLCAADDRTPADPGVDCLVEVTAAAPTTRPEVSRTADDLFMMYTGGTTGMPKGVLWRQEDMWRVLGGGIDFYSNEPVADEYQQSRTGAAGEPSTWMILPPLMHLAAMMPTFIALWSGNCAIFVPRFDPAHVWRTIAAERPGVLVVTGDAMARPLIDSYRSDPVDATGLFMIASGAALLTQSTKNALLDLVPNLFVSDSIGSSETGFGGIGFAQRDADPARKPRVSIGRGAVVVDDAGHPVEPGAEGWLAKTGAVPLGYYKDPERTDKLFKVVDGQRIVVTDDRARLEDDGTISLIGRGNMVINTGGEKVFAEEVEGVVKSHSAIYDATVIGVDHERWGQRVAVVVSLTGDGLDPGDLRAHVRTHLAGYKVPRAVWITETIVRSPSGKPDYTWARKYAAERAPDHDAD; encoded by the coding sequence GCGGCACCCATATCGGATTCCAGATGCACAACAGCATCGATACGATGCAGACCCTGATCGCCTGCTTCAAACTGGCTGCCGTACCGGTCAACATCAATTTCCGGTACGGCCCCGACGAACTCGCCTACCTCTACGACAATGCCGACCTCGAATACCTCGTCTACCACGCCTGCTACGGCGACGCGGTGCGCGCGGCCGCGCAACGGTCGCCACGGCTGAAATATCTGTTGTGCGCGGCCGACGATCGAACCCCGGCGGATCCCGGCGTGGATTGCCTCGTCGAGGTCACCGCGGCGGCCCCCACGACCCGGCCCGAGGTGTCGCGGACCGCCGACGACCTGTTCATGATGTACACCGGCGGCACCACCGGTATGCCCAAGGGCGTGCTGTGGCGGCAGGAGGACATGTGGCGGGTGCTCGGTGGTGGGATCGACTTCTACAGCAACGAGCCGGTCGCCGACGAATACCAGCAATCGCGTACCGGTGCCGCGGGCGAACCCTCCACCTGGATGATCCTGCCGCCGCTGATGCATCTGGCGGCGATGATGCCGACCTTCATCGCCCTGTGGTCCGGCAACTGTGCGATCTTCGTACCCCGTTTCGATCCCGCGCACGTCTGGCGCACGATCGCCGCCGAGCGACCCGGGGTCCTGGTGGTCACCGGCGATGCGATGGCCCGCCCGTTGATCGACTCCTACCGTAGCGACCCGGTGGACGCGACCGGGCTGTTCATGATCGCCTCGGGTGCGGCGCTGCTCACCCAGTCGACCAAGAACGCGCTGCTGGATCTGGTGCCGAACCTGTTCGTCTCCGATTCCATCGGCTCCTCCGAAACCGGTTTCGGCGGGATCGGGTTCGCGCAGCGCGACGCCGACCCGGCCCGTAAACCCCGCGTATCGATCGGACGTGGCGCGGTCGTGGTCGACGACGCCGGACATCCGGTGGAGCCCGGAGCCGAGGGGTGGCTGGCCAAAACCGGGGCGGTCCCGCTCGGCTACTACAAGGATCCCGAACGCACCGACAAACTGTTCAAAGTGGTGGACGGGCAGCGGATCGTGGTCACCGACGACCGGGCCCGCCTGGAGGACGACGGCACCATCAGCCTCATCGGCCGCGGCAATATGGTGATCAACACCGGCGGTGAGAAGGTGTTCGCCGAGGAAGTGGAGGGCGTGGTGAAATCGCATTCCGCCATCTACGACGCCACGGTGATCGGGGTGGATCACGAACGCTGGGGTCAGCGGGTCGCGGTGGTCGTGAGCCTCACCGGCGACGGGTTGGATCCGGGCGATCTGCGCGCGCACGTCCGCACCCACCTGGCCGGATACAAGGTGCCCCGCGCGGTGTGGATCACCGAGACGATCGTCCGCTCACCCAGCGGTAAACCGGATTACACCTGGGCCAGGAAGTACGCGGCGGAGCGGGCGCCCGACCATGACGCGGACTGA